One Mixta gaviniae genomic window carries:
- the dnaA gene encoding chromosomal replication initiator protein DnaA, producing MSLSLWQQCLARLQDELPATEFSMWIRPLQAELNDNTLALYAPNRFVLDWVRDKYLNNINALLNDFCGADAPQLRFEVGSKPVVQSMPQPAMTSSASIAAPVVASVAPVQPAARPSWDSVPAPAERSWRSNVNAKHNFDNFVEGKSNQLARAAARQVADNPGGAYNPLFLYGGTGLGKTHLLHAVGNGIIARKPNAKVVYMHSERFVQDMVKALQNNAIEEFKRYYRSVDALLIDDIQFFANKERSQEEFFHTFNALLEGNQQIILTSDRYPKEINGVEDRLKSRFGWGLTVAIEPPELETRVAILMKKADENDIRLPGEVAFFIAKRLRSNVRELEGALNRVIANANFTGRAITIDFVREALRDLLALQEKLVTIDNIQKTVAEYYKIKVADLLSKRRSRSVARPRQMAMAMAKELTNHSLPEIGDAFGGRDHTTVLHACRKIEQLREESHDIKEDFSNLIRTLSS from the coding sequence GTGTCACTTTCGCTTTGGCAACAGTGTCTTGCCCGTTTGCAGGATGAACTACCTGCCACTGAATTCAGCATGTGGATACGTCCGCTGCAGGCTGAACTGAACGACAATACGCTGGCCTTATATGCCCCGAATCGGTTCGTACTCGACTGGGTAAGAGATAAATATCTCAACAATATCAATGCCCTGCTCAACGATTTTTGCGGCGCGGACGCCCCACAGCTGCGTTTTGAAGTCGGCAGTAAGCCGGTAGTGCAGTCGATGCCGCAGCCGGCGATGACCAGCAGCGCCAGTATCGCCGCGCCGGTTGTCGCCAGCGTGGCACCGGTACAGCCTGCGGCGCGTCCCAGCTGGGATAGCGTACCTGCGCCGGCCGAGCGTTCCTGGCGCTCCAACGTCAACGCCAAACATAACTTTGATAACTTCGTCGAGGGTAAATCCAACCAGCTGGCGCGCGCGGCGGCACGTCAGGTGGCGGACAATCCCGGCGGCGCCTATAACCCGCTGTTCCTTTATGGCGGCACCGGCCTCGGTAAAACGCACCTGTTGCACGCGGTCGGCAACGGCATTATCGCCCGCAAGCCGAATGCCAAGGTGGTCTATATGCACTCCGAGCGCTTTGTGCAGGATATGGTGAAGGCGCTGCAGAACAATGCCATCGAAGAGTTCAAGCGCTACTACCGTTCGGTTGACGCGCTGCTGATCGATGACATCCAGTTCTTTGCCAATAAAGAGCGCTCGCAGGAGGAGTTTTTCCACACCTTCAACGCGCTGCTGGAAGGCAACCAGCAAATTATCCTCACTTCCGACCGCTACCCGAAAGAGATCAACGGCGTGGAAGATCGCCTGAAATCCCGCTTCGGCTGGGGGCTGACGGTGGCTATCGAGCCGCCAGAGCTGGAGACCCGCGTCGCGATCCTGATGAAAAAAGCGGACGAGAACGACATTCGTCTGCCCGGTGAAGTGGCCTTCTTTATTGCCAAGCGCCTGCGCTCTAACGTGCGTGAGCTGGAAGGGGCGCTGAACCGCGTTATCGCCAACGCCAACTTTACCGGCCGCGCCATCACCATCGATTTCGTGCGCGAGGCGCTGCGCGATCTGCTGGCGCTGCAGGAAAAGCTGGTGACCATCGACAATATTCAGAAGACGGTGGCGGAGTATTACAAGATCAAGGTGGCTGACCTGCTCTCTAAACGCCGTTCACGCTCGGTGGCGCGCCCGCGTCAGATGGCGATGGCGATGGCGAAAGAGCTGACCAACCACAGCCTGCCGGAGATCGGTGACGCTTTCGGGGGTCGCGACCACACTACCGTGCTGCATGCCTGCCGTAAAATCGAGCAGCTACGCGAAGAAAGTCACGACATTAAAGAAGATTTTTCAAATTTAATCAGAACATTATCTTCCTGA
- the dnaN gene encoding DNA polymerase III subunit beta → MKFIVEREQLLKPLQQVSGPLGGRPTLPILGNLLMQVNDGSLSLTGTDLEMEMVARVALTQAHEPGATTVPARKFLDICRGLPEGAEISVVLEGDRMLVRSGRSRFSLSTLPASDFPNLDDWQSEVEFTLPQATLKRLIEATQFSMAHQDVRYYLNGMLFETEGEELRTVATDGHRLAVCSMPVGQSLPNHSVIVPRKGVTELVRMLDGGETPLQIQIGGSNIRAHVGDFIFTSKLVDGRFPDYRRVLPKNPDKTLEAGCDLLKQAFARAAILSNEKFRGVRLYISQNQLRITANNPEQEEAEEILDVTYGGSDLEIGFNVSYVLDVLNALKCENVRLLLTDSVSSVQIEDEASQSAAYVVMPMRL, encoded by the coding sequence ATGAAATTTATTGTAGAACGCGAGCAATTACTTAAACCGCTGCAGCAGGTGAGCGGTCCGTTAGGCGGCCGTCCGACGCTGCCGATTTTAGGCAACCTGCTTATGCAGGTAAATGACGGCAGCCTGTCGCTGACCGGCACCGATTTAGAGATGGAGATGGTGGCGCGCGTCGCGCTGACGCAGGCGCATGAGCCCGGCGCCACCACCGTGCCGGCGCGTAAGTTTCTTGATATCTGCCGTGGCCTGCCGGAAGGCGCCGAGATCAGCGTGGTGCTGGAAGGCGACAGAATGCTGGTGCGTTCCGGCCGCAGCCGCTTTTCGCTCTCCACTCTGCCCGCCAGCGATTTTCCGAATCTGGATGACTGGCAGAGCGAGGTGGAATTCACCCTGCCGCAGGCGACGCTGAAGCGCCTGATCGAGGCAACGCAGTTCTCGATGGCGCATCAGGACGTGCGTTACTACCTCAACGGCATGCTGTTTGAAACCGAAGGGGAAGAGCTGCGCACCGTGGCGACCGACGGCCACCGCCTGGCGGTTTGTTCCATGCCAGTTGGCCAGTCGCTGCCGAACCATTCGGTGATCGTGCCGCGTAAAGGCGTCACCGAGCTGGTGCGCATGCTGGACGGCGGTGAGACGCCGCTGCAGATTCAGATCGGCGGCAGCAACATTCGCGCGCACGTCGGCGATTTTATCTTTACCTCTAAGCTGGTGGATGGCCGTTTCCCGGATTACCGCCGCGTGCTGCCGAAAAACCCGGATAAAACGCTGGAAGCGGGATGCGATCTGCTGAAGCAGGCGTTCGCCCGCGCCGCAATTCTGTCGAATGAGAAATTCCGTGGCGTTCGTCTTTATATCAGCCAGAATCAGCTGCGTATTACCGCGAACAACCCGGAACAGGAAGAAGCGGAAGAGATCCTTGATGTCACCTACGGCGGCAGCGATCTGGAGATCGGCTTCAACGTTAGCTACGTGCTGGATGTGCTGAACGCGCTGAAGTGCGAAAACGTGCGTCTGCTGCTGACCGACTCGGTCTCCAGCGTGCAGATCGAAGACGAGGCCAGTCAGAGCGCCGCTTACGTCGTGATGCCGATGCGTCTCTGA
- the recF gene encoding DNA replication/repair protein RecF (All proteins in this family for which functions are known are DNA-binding proteins that assist the filamentation of RecA onto DNA for the initiation of recombination or recombinational repair.), translated as MALTRLLIQDFRNIEQADLALAPGFNFLIGANGSGKTSVLEAIYTLGHGRAFRSLQAGRVIRHEQEAFILHGRIDGAERETTVGLSKNRAGDSKVRIDGSDGHKVAELAQLLPMQLITPEGFTLLNGGPKFRRAYVDWGCFHNTPGFFLAWSNLKRLLKQRNAALRQVTRYQQIEPWDRELAPLAEQISLWRAEYSAAIAADITATCAQFLPEFALDFSFQRGWDKESDYAGLLERQFERDRALTYTASGPHKADFRIRADGTPVEDLLSRGQLKLLMCALRLAQGEFLTRQSGRRCLYLIDDFASELDESRRRLLADRLKATRAQVFVSAIGADHVIDMTDEKGKMFRVEQGKIAVQPED; from the coding sequence ATGGCTTTAACCCGCCTGCTGATACAAGACTTCCGCAATATCGAACAAGCCGATCTGGCGCTGGCGCCGGGCTTTAATTTTCTGATCGGCGCCAACGGCAGCGGAAAGACCAGCGTGCTGGAGGCGATTTACACCCTTGGCCACGGGCGCGCTTTTCGCAGCCTGCAGGCGGGGCGCGTGATCCGCCACGAGCAGGAGGCGTTTATCCTGCATGGTCGCATTGACGGTGCCGAACGTGAAACCACCGTCGGCCTGAGCAAAAACCGCGCCGGCGACAGCAAAGTGCGCATTGACGGCAGCGACGGGCATAAAGTGGCAGAGCTGGCGCAGCTGCTGCCGATGCAGCTGATCACGCCGGAAGGCTTTACGCTGCTGAACGGCGGCCCGAAATTCCGCCGCGCCTACGTCGACTGGGGCTGTTTCCACAATACGCCCGGCTTTTTCCTGGCGTGGAGCAACCTGAAACGCCTGCTGAAGCAGCGCAACGCGGCGCTGCGTCAGGTGACGCGCTACCAGCAAATCGAACCCTGGGATCGTGAACTGGCGCCGCTGGCGGAGCAGATCAGCCTGTGGCGCGCCGAATACAGCGCGGCGATCGCGGCGGATATCACCGCCACCTGCGCGCAGTTTTTACCCGAGTTCGCGCTGGATTTCTCCTTCCAGCGCGGCTGGGACAAAGAGAGTGACTATGCCGGGCTGCTGGAAAGGCAGTTCGAGCGCGACCGGGCGCTGACCTATACCGCCAGCGGTCCCCACAAGGCGGATTTTCGTATTCGCGCCGATGGGACACCGGTTGAAGATTTACTGTCTCGCGGACAGCTGAAACTACTGATGTGTGCGCTGCGTCTGGCGCAGGGCGAGTTCCTGACGCGCCAGAGCGGACGGCGCTGCCTCTATCTGATCGATGATTTTGCCTCTGAGCTGGATGAAAGCCGTCGCCGCCTGCTGGCGGACCGGCTGAAAGCCACGCGCGCCCAGGTTTTCGTTAGCGCTATCGGCGCCGATCACGTCATCGATATGACTGACGAAAAGGGCAAGATGTTCCGCGTAGAACAGGGTAAAATAGCGGTTCAACCTGAAGATTAA
- the yidA gene encoding sugar-phosphatase, with the protein MAIKLIAIDMDGTLLNPQHQISPRVKQAIGQARDQGVHIVLTTGRPYIGVERYLMELDLQQEGQYCITNNGALVQQAVNGECVAETTLSFDDYLKFEQLSRELGVHFQALDKSSLYTANKDISEYTIHEAYLTGIPVRYRAVEEMDRALTFPKVMMIDKPELLDAAIARLPQEAQQNYTILKSAPYYLEILNKKVNKGTGVHALAQQLHLTQDEIMAIGDQENDLAMIEYAGTGVAMGNAIDSVIAVSQFVTKTNAEDGVAHAIEKFALR; encoded by the coding sequence ATGGCGATAAAATTGATTGCGATTGATATGGACGGCACGCTGCTTAACCCACAGCACCAGATTTCACCGCGCGTAAAACAGGCCATCGGCCAGGCGCGCGACCAGGGCGTACATATCGTGCTGACTACCGGACGTCCTTATATCGGGGTGGAACGCTACCTGATGGAGCTGGATCTACAGCAGGAAGGTCAGTACTGCATCACCAACAACGGCGCGCTGGTGCAGCAGGCGGTCAACGGCGAGTGCGTGGCGGAAACCACGCTCTCTTTTGATGACTACCTGAAGTTTGAACAGCTGTCGCGCGAGCTGGGCGTCCATTTCCAGGCGCTGGACAAATCGTCACTCTATACGGCGAATAAAGATATCAGCGAATACACCATCCACGAAGCTTACCTGACCGGTATTCCGGTGCGCTACCGCGCGGTGGAGGAGATGGACCGCGCATTGACCTTCCCGAAAGTGATGATGATCGACAAACCGGAACTGCTGGATGCGGCGATCGCCCGCCTGCCGCAGGAGGCGCAGCAGAACTACACCATCCTGAAAAGCGCCCCTTACTACCTGGAAATCCTGAATAAAAAGGTCAATAAAGGCACCGGCGTGCATGCGCTGGCGCAGCAGCTGCATCTGACCCAGGATGAGATCATGGCCATCGGCGATCAGGAAAACGATCTGGCGATGATTGAGTATGCCGGCACCGGCGTGGCGATGGGCAACGCCATCGATTCGGTGATCGCCGTCAGCCAGTTCGTGACCAAAACCAATGCGGAAGATGGTGTGGCGCACGCCATCGAGAAATTCGCGCTGCGTTAA
- the dgoR gene encoding D-galactonate utilization transcriptional regulator DgoR, whose product MTLTKTDRIIVTLGRQIVSGKYVPGAALPAEAELCEEFATSRNIIREVFRSLMAKRLIEMKRYRGAFVAPRNQWNYLDTEVLQWVLEHDDDPRLIAAMSEVRNLVEPAIARWAAERATSSDLAQIELALNEMIANNQNREAFNEADIRYHEAVLASVHNPLLQQLSVAISSLQRAVFERTWMGDAANMPKTLQEHKALYDAIRHQDSQAAEQAALTMIASSTRRLKEIT is encoded by the coding sequence ATGACCCTCACGAAAACCGATCGCATTATCGTTACGCTGGGGCGCCAGATTGTCAGCGGCAAGTATGTGCCGGGCGCGGCGCTGCCGGCGGAAGCCGAGCTGTGCGAAGAGTTCGCCACTTCACGCAATATCATTCGCGAGGTGTTTCGTTCGCTGATGGCGAAACGGCTGATTGAGATGAAGCGTTATCGCGGGGCGTTTGTCGCGCCGCGCAATCAGTGGAACTACCTCGATACCGAAGTACTGCAGTGGGTGCTGGAGCATGACGACGATCCGCGGCTGATTGCCGCCATGAGCGAGGTGCGCAATCTGGTGGAGCCCGCTATCGCCCGCTGGGCGGCGGAGCGCGCCACCTCCAGCGACCTTGCGCAAATTGAGCTGGCGCTTAACGAAATGATCGCCAACAACCAGAACCGCGAAGCGTTTAATGAAGCGGATATCCGCTACCACGAAGCGGTGCTGGCATCGGTACATAACCCGCTGCTGCAGCAGCTGAGCGTGGCTATCAGCTCTCTGCAGCGTGCGGTGTTCGAACGGACCTGGATGGGCGATGCGGCCAACATGCCGAAAACCCTGCAGGAACATAAGGCGCTGTACGATGCGATACGGCATCAGGACAGCCAGGCGGCGGAGCAGGCGGCGCTCACCATGATCGCCAGCTCTACCCGGAGACTCAAGGAAATCACATGA
- a CDS encoding 2-dehydro-3-deoxygalactonokinase, giving the protein MTSRYIAIDWGSTNLRAWLFQNGDCQESRKSEAGVTRLNGRSPEAVLAEVTRGWRDDATPVIMAGMVGSNAGWKIAPYLPCPARFSDFGRQLTTAAPNVFIIPGLCVEQANNRNVMRGEETQLLGARALQPAPLYVMPGTHCKWVRADSEQVSDFRTVMTGELHHLLLTHSLVGAGLPAQETSREAFQAGLAQGLETDAPLARLFEVRAAHVLGTLPREQVSEFLSGLLIGSEVASMVRQWQPDPQQPITLVAGQALAERYRQALSALNIRAQVLEGDTAFQAGIRSIVHAVAE; this is encoded by the coding sequence ATGACATCACGCTACATCGCTATCGACTGGGGGTCGACTAACCTGCGCGCCTGGCTATTTCAGAATGGCGACTGTCAGGAGAGCAGGAAATCTGAGGCGGGTGTTACCCGTCTTAACGGCCGATCCCCCGAAGCGGTGTTAGCGGAGGTCACCCGGGGCTGGCGCGACGACGCCACGCCGGTCATCATGGCCGGCATGGTCGGCAGCAACGCCGGCTGGAAAATTGCCCCTTATCTTCCCTGTCCGGCCCGCTTTAGCGACTTTGGTCGTCAGCTCACCACCGCGGCGCCGAACGTTTTTATCATTCCCGGCCTCTGCGTAGAGCAGGCAAACAACCGTAACGTGATGCGCGGCGAAGAGACGCAGCTGCTGGGCGCGCGCGCCTTACAGCCGGCGCCGCTCTACGTTATGCCCGGCACCCACTGCAAATGGGTGCGTGCCGATAGCGAACAGGTCAGCGATTTCCGTACCGTGATGACCGGCGAGCTGCACCACCTGCTGTTGACCCATTCGCTGGTGGGCGCCGGGCTGCCCGCGCAGGAGACAAGCCGCGAGGCGTTTCAGGCCGGTCTGGCGCAGGGGCTGGAAACCGATGCGCCGCTGGCCCGGCTGTTTGAAGTGCGCGCCGCCCATGTGTTGGGCACGCTGCCGCGCGAGCAGGTCAGTGAATTTCTCTCCGGGCTGCTGATTGGCAGCGAGGTGGCCAGCATGGTGCGCCAGTGGCAGCCCGATCCGCAGCAACCTATCACCCTCGTCGCCGGCCAGGCGCTCGCCGAACGCTACCGGCAGGCGCTCAGCGCGTTGAACATTCGCGCGCAGGTGCTGGAAGGCGATACCGCATTTCAGGCAGGCATAAGGAGCATCGTTCATGCAGTGGCAGAATAA
- a CDS encoding 2-dehydro-3-deoxy-6-phosphogalactonate aldolase, with protein MQWQNKLPLIAILRGITPAEAHDHVKAVIDAGFEAVEIPLNSPEWRASIPAMVSAFGDRALIGAGTVLKPEQVDELAEMGCKLIVTPNIQPALIRRAVDYGMSVCPGCATATEAFNAIDAGAQALKIFPSSAFGPDYIKALKAVLPPDIPVFAVGGVTPDNLALWLKAGCIGAGLGSDLYRAGQPLSRTAEQAQAFVKAYREAVQ; from the coding sequence ATGCAGTGGCAGAATAAACTTCCGCTTATCGCTATCTTGCGCGGCATCACGCCGGCGGAGGCGCACGATCACGTTAAGGCGGTGATTGACGCCGGGTTCGAGGCGGTGGAAATCCCGCTTAACTCGCCGGAGTGGCGTGCCAGCATCCCGGCGATGGTCAGCGCATTTGGCGATCGGGCGCTGATTGGCGCGGGTACCGTGCTGAAACCGGAGCAGGTCGACGAGCTGGCGGAGATGGGCTGCAAGCTGATCGTCACGCCGAATATTCAGCCGGCGCTGATCCGTCGCGCGGTCGATTATGGCATGAGCGTCTGCCCTGGCTGCGCCACGGCGACCGAAGCGTTCAACGCCATCGACGCGGGCGCGCAGGCGCTGAAAATTTTCCCTTCCTCTGCCTTTGGGCCTGATTACATCAAGGCGCTGAAAGCCGTGCTGCCGCCGGATATTCCGGTCTTCGCCGTAGGCGGCGTAACGCCGGACAATCTGGCGCTGTGGCTGAAGGCGGGCTGTATCGGCGCCGGACTGGGCAGCGATCTCTACCGTGCCGGACAGCCGCTGAGCCGTACCGCGGAGCAGGCGCAAGCATTCGTTAAAGCGTATCGAGAGGCAGTGCAATGA
- the dgoD gene encoding galactonate dehydratase, with the protein MKITKITTWRLPPRWMFLKIETDEGIVGWGEPVIEGRARTVEAAVHELSEYLIGQDPSRINDLWQVMYRGGFYRGGPILMSAIAGIDQALWDIKGKVLNAPVWQLMGGLVRDKIKAYSWVGGDRPAEVINGIQTLRQIGFDTFKLNGCEELGVIDNARKVDAAVNTVAQIREAFGKDIEFGLDFHGRVSAPMAKILIKELEPYRPLFIEEPVLAEQAEYYPRLAAQTSIPIAAGERMFSRFEFKRVLEAGGLAILQPDLSHAGGITECYKIAAMAEAYDVGLAPHCPLGPIALAACLHIDFVSRNAVFQEQSMGIHYNQGAELLDFVKNKEDFTMEGGYFLPLMKPGLGVEIDEEQVIARSQNNVDWRNPLWRHDDGSVAEW; encoded by the coding sequence ATGAAAATCACCAAAATTACCACCTGGCGTTTACCTCCTCGCTGGATGTTCCTCAAAATTGAAACCGATGAAGGCATTGTCGGCTGGGGCGAGCCGGTTATTGAAGGGCGCGCCCGCACCGTTGAAGCGGCGGTACATGAGCTAAGCGAGTATCTGATTGGCCAGGATCCGTCACGCATCAACGATCTCTGGCAGGTCATGTATCGCGGTGGCTTTTACCGCGGCGGCCCGATATTAATGAGTGCCATCGCCGGCATCGATCAGGCCCTATGGGATATCAAAGGGAAAGTGCTGAACGCGCCGGTCTGGCAGCTGATGGGCGGCCTGGTGCGCGACAAAATCAAAGCCTATAGCTGGGTCGGCGGCGATCGCCCGGCAGAGGTAATTAACGGCATTCAGACGCTGCGCCAGATCGGCTTCGATACCTTTAAATTAAACGGCTGCGAAGAGCTGGGCGTGATTGATAACGCGCGTAAAGTGGATGCGGCGGTAAATACCGTGGCGCAGATCCGCGAGGCGTTTGGCAAGGATATTGAATTCGGTCTCGATTTCCACGGCCGCGTCAGCGCGCCGATGGCGAAAATATTAATTAAAGAGCTGGAACCCTATCGTCCGCTATTTATTGAAGAGCCGGTACTGGCGGAGCAGGCGGAATATTACCCACGGCTGGCGGCGCAGACATCGATCCCTATCGCCGCAGGCGAGCGCATGTTCTCGCGCTTTGAGTTTAAGCGCGTGCTGGAAGCGGGCGGCCTGGCCATTCTGCAGCCGGATCTGTCGCACGCGGGCGGCATCACCGAATGCTATAAGATTGCCGCGATGGCAGAAGCGTACGATGTCGGCCTGGCGCCGCACTGTCCGTTGGGACCGATCGCGCTGGCGGCCTGTTTGCACATCGACTTCGTTTCGCGCAACGCCGTCTTTCAGGAGCAGAGCATGGGCATCCACTACAACCAGGGCGCCGAACTGCTCGACTTTGTGAAAAACAAAGAGGATTTCACCATGGAAGGCGGCTACTTCCTGCCGTTAATGAAGCCAGGCCTGGGCGTGGAGATTGATGAAGAGCAGGTGATCGCGCGCAGCCAGAATAATGTCGACTGGCGCAATCCGTTATGGCGTCATGATGACGGCTCGGTCGCCGAATGGTAA
- a CDS encoding MFS transporter, giving the protein MNTDLYATTLRQLNAKIIPFIIICYFVANLDKTNISIAALQMNADLGLSASMYGLGVGMFYISYILFEIPSNVIMTKVGARVWIARIMITWGIVSAGMSLVQTPTQLYVMRFLLGMAEAGFTPGIIYYISCWFPKSNRARAMSFFYMGSVMASIIGLPLSGTLLNMHGMADVAGWRWLFAIEGVPAVLLGILVLWRLPQSPDHAAWLSHEQKGWLKAQLARDNAGVEVGGNHRWYSALKNRTVLLLSLVWFLQAFGSIGITLFMPLIIKSMASEQSNLVVSLLSAVPFIAACLFMYLNGRHSDTTNERSWHLGLPLIISGVSLAIAIYTSNLWVAYLLLVLTVGFNFALTPIFWAVTTEKLAGVAAAASIAFINTVANFVGLGLPPILGKIKDVTHSYHYGLLIVAAALILGGIIGVLASRPTPPRAAERAASRLS; this is encoded by the coding sequence ATGAATACCGATCTGTACGCTACAACCTTACGGCAGCTAAACGCGAAAATTATTCCTTTTATTATCATCTGCTACTTCGTTGCCAATCTCGATAAAACCAATATCTCCATCGCGGCGCTGCAGATGAACGCCGACCTCGGCCTGAGCGCCAGCATGTACGGTCTGGGCGTAGGGATGTTCTATATCTCCTATATCCTTTTCGAAATTCCCAGCAACGTGATCATGACAAAGGTGGGCGCCCGAGTGTGGATCGCGCGCATCATGATTACCTGGGGCATCGTCAGCGCCGGGATGTCGCTGGTACAGACGCCGACGCAGCTCTACGTGATGCGCTTTCTGCTTGGCATGGCGGAAGCGGGCTTTACGCCGGGCATCATCTACTATATCTCCTGTTGGTTCCCGAAAAGCAACCGCGCGCGGGCGATGTCCTTCTTTTATATGGGTTCGGTAATGGCCTCGATTATCGGCCTGCCGCTTTCCGGCACGCTGCTGAATATGCACGGCATGGCGGATGTCGCCGGCTGGCGCTGGCTGTTCGCCATTGAAGGCGTACCGGCGGTGCTGCTGGGCATTCTGGTGCTGTGGCGCCTGCCGCAATCCCCCGATCACGCCGCCTGGCTTTCCCACGAACAAAAAGGGTGGCTTAAGGCGCAGCTGGCGCGCGATAACGCCGGCGTTGAGGTCGGCGGTAACCACCGTTGGTACAGCGCGCTGAAAAACAGAACCGTGCTGCTGCTGAGCCTGGTCTGGTTTCTGCAGGCGTTCGGCTCTATCGGTATTACGCTGTTTATGCCGCTGATCATCAAAAGCATGGCCAGTGAACAGAGCAACCTGGTGGTGAGCCTGCTCTCCGCCGTGCCCTTTATCGCCGCCTGCCTGTTTATGTACCTTAACGGCCGTCATTCCGACACCACCAACGAGCGCAGCTGGCATCTCGGCCTGCCGCTGATTATTTCCGGCGTATCGCTCGCTATCGCCATCTACACCAGCAATCTGTGGGTGGCGTATCTGCTGCTGGTGCTGACCGTGGGCTTTAACTTCGCCCTGACGCCGATTTTTTGGGCGGTTACCACCGAGAAGCTGGCGGGCGTCGCCGCCGCCGCCTCGATCGCCTTTATCAACACCGTGGCGAACTTCGTCGGGCTGGGGCTGCCGCCGATTCTGGGGAAAATCAAAGATGTCACCCACAGCTACCACTATGGGCTGCTGATTGTCGCGGCGGCGCTGATCCTCGGCGGTATTATCGGCGTGCTGGCCTCGCGTCCGACGCCGCCGCGCGCGGCAGAACGCGCCGCGTCCCGCCTCTCTTAA
- a CDS encoding 2-hydroxyacid dehydrogenase: protein MKQKVLKQASLPDALTAALSERYDLYELAQLSLAGLAAIADEVTVVITNGEAVVTRDFIASLPALKLIAVFGVGYDGVDVMAARDRGVAVTHTPGVLTDDVADLAIGLLLATSRRIVAAQKFIEQDRWPEGGFPWTRKVSGARLGIFGLGRIGQAIARRARAFDMDIAYCSRRPDESLPWRYIDDLRALAEWSDFLMVCVPGGAETQGKVNAPILAALGPQGMLINISRGSVVDEPALIDALDRGAIAGAGLDVFCDEPNVPAALRQRDNVVITPHMASATRETRREMSRLVLENVEAWFRGRPLITPVP from the coding sequence ATGAAACAGAAGGTATTGAAACAGGCCAGCCTGCCGGATGCGCTGACCGCCGCGCTAAGCGAACGCTACGACCTGTATGAGCTGGCGCAGCTGTCGCTCGCCGGGCTGGCCGCCATTGCCGATGAGGTGACGGTGGTGATCACCAACGGCGAAGCGGTGGTAACGCGCGACTTTATCGCATCGCTGCCTGCGCTGAAGCTGATTGCGGTATTCGGCGTCGGCTATGACGGCGTGGACGTAATGGCGGCGCGCGATCGCGGCGTGGCGGTGACCCATACGCCAGGCGTGCTGACCGATGACGTCGCCGATCTCGCCATCGGCCTGCTGCTGGCGACCTCGCGGCGCATCGTCGCCGCACAGAAGTTTATCGAGCAGGATCGGTGGCCGGAGGGCGGCTTTCCGTGGACACGCAAGGTCTCCGGCGCGCGCCTCGGCATTTTCGGCCTGGGCCGCATCGGCCAGGCGATCGCCCGCCGTGCCCGGGCATTCGATATGGATATTGCGTACTGCAGTCGGCGGCCGGATGAGAGCCTGCCGTGGCGCTATATCGACGACCTGCGCGCGCTGGCGGAGTGGAGCGATTTCCTGATGGTCTGCGTGCCGGGCGGCGCGGAGACACAGGGGAAAGTGAATGCGCCGATCCTTGCCGCGCTGGGGCCGCAGGGCATGCTGATCAATATTTCGCGCGGCAGCGTAGTGGATGAACCCGCGCTGATCGACGCGCTGGATCGCGGCGCCATCGCCGGCGCCGGGCTGGACGTGTTTTGCGATGAGCCGAACGTTCCCGCCGCGCTGCGGCAGCGCGACAACGTCGTTATCACGCCGCACATGGCCAGCGCCACGCGGGAGACGCGACGCGAAATGTCGCGGCTGGTGCTGGAGAACGTCGAGGCCTGGTTTCGCGGTCGGCCATTGATTACGCCGGTTCCCTGA